The Priestia koreensis genomic interval ATTTCTTTTTTATCCCATGCGTGGTTACCAAGCGTTACGACATTTGCTCCCGCATTCAGCAGCTGGCGATAAATCTTTTCTGTGATCCCTTTTCCATGCGCTGCATTTTCTCCGTTTACAATTATCGTTTCTGGGTTATATTTCTGCTTTAGTCGAGGCAAATAGTCTTGAACCATGTCACGACCTGGAGAGCCTACGATATCTCCAACAAATAGAATTTTCATTTACAAACTCCTTCTACAATCAACTTCTTTATAAGTTTGTCATAAATATAAAAAAAAAGCAAAGTCATTTACATCCACTTAAACAAAAAGAAAGCGACGAAATCGCCGCTTTCTTTTTATTTTGCATATTCTACCGCTCGTGTTTCACGAATAACTGTTACTTTAATATGTCCTGGATAATCCAGCTCTTCTTCAATTCGCTTGCGAATATCGCGAGCTAGACGATGTGCCTCTAAGTCATCAATTGTATCTGGTTTTACCATGATACGAACTTCACGACCAGCTTGAATAGCGAATGATTTTTCTACACCCTCATAGGATTCAGAAATCTCTTCTAGCTTTTCTAAGCGGCGAATGTAGTTTTCTAACGTTTCGCTTCGAGCTCCAGGTCGTGCTGCTGAAAGGGCATCTGCTGCTGCTACTAGTACAGCGATTACCGATGTTGGTTCTGTATCACCGTGGTGAGACGCAATCGCGTTCACAACAATCGGATGTTCTTTGTATTTTGTCGCAAGCTCAACGCCGATTTCAACGTGGCTACCTTCCACTTCATGATCGATCGCTTTTCCGATGTCATGTAGTAGACCAGCACGGCGAGCCATCGTTTCATCTTCACCTAATTCAGCAGCCATTAATCCAGCCAAGAACGCTACTTCCATTGAATGCTTCAGTACGTTTTGACCATAGCTTGTTCTAAATTTAAGGCGACCTAAGATTTTAATTAGATCCGGATGTAAACTGTGTACACCTACTTCAAAAGTAGTTTGTTCACCAACTTCGCGGATATACTCGTCTACTTCACGACGAGATTTTTCTACCATTTCCTCGATACGAGCCGGATGGATACGTCCATCTTGTACAAGCTTATCAAGAGCGATTCTCGCCGTTTCACGACGAATCGGATCAAATCCTGATAAAATAACGGCTTCTGGCGTATCATCGATAATGAGGTCAATTCCCGTTAGTGTTTCTAAAGTACGTATATTACGACCTTCACGACCAATGATACGGCCTTTCATTTCATCGTTTGGCAGGTTCACCACAGAAACGGTTGTTTCTGCAACGTGATCCGCTGCACAACGCTGGATTGCAAGTGAGAGAATTTCTTTCGCTTTTTTATCAGCCTCTTCTTTTGCACGAATTTCTGCTTCCTTCACCATCACTGCTAAGTCATGGGAAAGCTCATTCTCCAGACGTTCTAGGATAAATTGTTTTGCCTCATCACGACTTAATCCTGAAATGCGATCAAGTTCTGCTTGTTGGACACGTATCATGTCTTCCACTTTGCTTTCCATCTCTTCAATATGCTGTTGTCTAGTAGCGAGAGAATCTTCTTTCTTCTCTAGCATTGTTTCTCGCTTATCTAGTGTCTCATCTTTTCGATCAAGATTCTCTTCTTTTTGCATTAATCGATTCTCTTGTTTTTGAAGTTCAGTTCGACGATCACGAATATCATGCTCAGCGTCTGTACGAAGCTTGTGAATCTCATCCTTCGCTTCTAGCAAGGCTTCTTTTTTCAAAGATTCTGCTTCACGCTTCGCTTCATCAACAATTTGATCTGCAATCGACTTTGCACCAGCGATACGAGCCTCTGCAATCGATTTGCGAACAAAAAAGCCAACAACTGCACCGACGATTAGGCCGAGCAAAGCGGAGATGATTGTTAAAGTTGTTCCCATTATTTCACCTCCCCTTGCTATATACTTGCGGTAAAAGTTTCATGTCGGCATGCATTTAAAGATACTAGTATCTCAAATACACACTAAGGCTTTTAAAGTTAAAATCCACTTAAAAGGGAAAATATACATCCTAATTGTAAGGCTGCTAAATTTTATTGTCAAGCCTGTCAGATTGTAGAAACAGAAATATATATCAACTACCGAACAATTAAGCATTTCTCCCACTAAAAAATGGGTTCATGAGTGAGAATAAAGAGCATTTTGTCCTTCTCTCAAACGTATTAACCAACAGCATTACGCTGTCCATCTCTATTGTTCACAGAAACGCTGAATTTCAAACCAATATTTCCCTTCATTATTCATAAAAAGACCTAGATCTATTTCTTTTATGTACATGATAAAAAGGCGAAGCAACTCTAAAAAATCGAGAATTGCTTCGCCTTTACCAGTAAAACATCTACATCACTCGATGAAGAGCGGTTTAGAGATCAAACTCTTCCTTGTCATCTTCTTCTGGTGCATCGACAGGTTCATCAAGCTTATAGTGCTCACGGATTTGTTGTGAGATTGTTTGACGAATGTCTTTGTTCTCTTTTAAGAACTGCTTAGAGTTTTCACGTCCTTGCCCTAAACGTTCATCATTGTAAGAGTACCAAGCTCCACTTTTTTGAACGATATCAAGATCTGAACCGATATCTAGAATTTCACCTTCTTTTGAAAT includes:
- the rny gene encoding ribonuclease Y, giving the protein MGTTLTIISALLGLIVGAVVGFFVRKSIAEARIAGAKSIADQIVDEAKREAESLKKEALLEAKDEIHKLRTDAEHDIRDRRTELQKQENRLMQKEENLDRKDETLDKRETMLEKKEDSLATRQQHIEEMESKVEDMIRVQQAELDRISGLSRDEAKQFILERLENELSHDLAVMVKEAEIRAKEEADKKAKEILSLAIQRCAADHVAETTVSVVNLPNDEMKGRIIGREGRNIRTLETLTGIDLIIDDTPEAVILSGFDPIRRETARIALDKLVQDGRIHPARIEEMVEKSRREVDEYIREVGEQTTFEVGVHSLHPDLIKILGRLKFRTSYGQNVLKHSMEVAFLAGLMAAELGEDETMARRAGLLHDIGKAIDHEVEGSHVEIGVELATKYKEHPIVVNAIASHHGDTEPTSVIAVLVAAADALSAARPGARSETLENYIRRLEKLEEISESYEGVEKSFAIQAGREVRIMVKPDTIDDLEAHRLARDIRKRIEEELDYPGHIKVTVIRETRAVEYAK